A window of Candidatus Dormiibacterota bacterium contains these coding sequences:
- a CDS encoding MarR family transcriptional regulator has protein sequence MLGPRDVPSGDAEAVIAEVHLLYPAVYRRFQASRQRIPGSDVTPRMLGLLRLLAVAGPLSVGEQAQHLALSRATATELVDRLESKGLVVRIRDGHDRRRVIVSLTEAGRIRAAAHPEVLACDDLIRAVEQMSPADRRALIVGMRALLAAAEQVAGDEIHREVG, from the coding sequence ATGCTGGGCCCCAGGGACGTGCCGAGCGGAGACGCCGAGGCCGTGATCGCCGAGGTCCATCTTCTCTACCCCGCCGTGTACCGCCGCTTCCAGGCGTCCCGGCAACGCATCCCCGGGTCCGACGTGACCCCGCGCATGCTCGGGCTGCTCCGCCTCCTCGCCGTCGCCGGCCCGCTCAGCGTCGGTGAGCAGGCGCAGCACCTGGCCCTCAGCCGGGCGACCGCCACCGAGCTGGTCGACCGGCTGGAGAGCAAGGGGCTGGTGGTCCGGATCCGCGACGGCCACGACCGCCGCCGGGTCATCGTCTCGCTCACCGAGGCGGGCCGCATCCGGGCCGCGGCCCACCCCGAGGTTCTGGCCTGCGACGACCTGATCCGTGCCGTCGAGCAGATGAGCCCCGCCGACCGCCGCGCTCTCATCGTCGGGATGCGCGCCCTCCTCGCCGCCGCCGAGCAGGTCGCCGGTGACGAGATCCATCGCGAGGTCGGCTAG